From the Marinobacter sp. es.048 genome, the window AAGAGAGTAACGATGCTTCGAATTCTATTTCGGCGGCGTGAGTAATCTCTAGTATCAAAAAAGCTTTGACAGTTTATTGCTCATCACATGGCATAGTTCAATAAACTGACGTTAATGCGGTGGCGATTTGTCTTAAGAACTGGTTTCTGTGTTCGCCGACGCAAAGGAACTTAGTGGATAAGGAAAATCAGTAGATGGACTTGGTGGATTGGCGATATACCGCGACGTTCATATCCTAATAAGCAAGGATGCTTCTCTTATTCCGCCAATCAGAGGTATGCTCAGCTCCCTAGGTTCTAAGTATACAAAAATACTAGCTTTGAATTTCGGAAAAGGGTATTGAGATGGAAGCTGCACTGCGAAAAAAACAAGGTTTGAGTGGGACTGTTTATAAGCGGAAGCGACTTCCTGCGGAAGAAGGGCTTTGGGTTTTTGTGCTGGGCGATACGACTATATTTGGCTTGTTTTTCGTAGTGTTCGCCTATTATTTTTCACTTCAGCCCGATATGTACCGAGCTTCCCAAGCGTACTTAAATGTAAACTTTGGAGTTCTAAATACCCTATTGTTATTGACCAGCTCTTGGTTTGTAGTAATTGCGTTGAACGCAGTGAGAAGTAACCTCCGCGAGATAGCCGGTCGCTTTACGTTGGCTGCAATTGCTTGTGGTGCAGGTTTTGGCGTTGTTAAAATTCTGGAATATAGGGAAAAGATTCACGCCGACATTACACCCATGACGAATGACTTTTTTATGTTTTACTTCATTTTTACTGGGATACATTTTGTTCATTTGCTGGTTGGAATGGGGCTACTTATTTATTTCTGGCGAAAAACGAGAGCAGAGAAAATAGAATCGTCTGAATTACCCAAATTTGAATCGGTTGCAGTCTACTGGCATATGGTGGATTTTCTTTGGATTGTTTTGTTTCCGTTGCTGTACTTGATCCGATAATTTGGAGTGAGTTTGATGAAAGAATTGATAATGATACGAGAAACCTATGTTTGGATGGTTTTGGCGGGATTGACCGGAGCGTCTTGGATATTGGGCAGTGAATATGAGGTTTTGTCAGAGAATCTTCATGTGTTTATTTCGGTGGCAATGGTTTTATTGACCTTTTTTAAAGTCCGTCTGGTTGTAATGAATTTTATGGAGGTCAGGCACGCACCGCTGCCGCTCCGTTTTGCTTTCGAAGCCTGGTTGTTGGTGGTTTCGACAGCACTGGCGGTGTTTTTCTACCGAGCGTACCTAGCTTGATCTTCGTTCATCCGGATAAGGTTAAATTCATAACTTTGTTTGTGAATGCCGTAGTAGTCAACCCATCGACGAGAATATTTTAACCTTTGCTAAGCCGCAATGTAAGAAA encodes:
- a CDS encoding cytochrome c oxidase subunit 3; protein product: MEAALRKKQGLSGTVYKRKRLPAEEGLWVFVLGDTTIFGLFFVVFAYYFSLQPDMYRASQAYLNVNFGVLNTLLLLTSSWFVVIALNAVRSNLREIAGRFTLAAIACGAGFGVVKILEYREKIHADITPMTNDFFMFYFIFTGIHFVHLLVGMGLLIYFWRKTRAEKIESSELPKFESVAVYWHMVDFLWIVLFPLLYLIR
- a CDS encoding cytochrome C oxidase subunit IV family protein encodes the protein MKELIMIRETYVWMVLAGLTGASWILGSEYEVLSENLHVFISVAMVLLTFFKVRLVVMNFMEVRHAPLPLRFAFEAWLLVVSTALAVFFYRAYLA